From Halorubrum salinarum, the proteins below share one genomic window:
- a CDS encoding MFS transporter: MNWRYEHTALALCTLAFTGTMVARLVVSPLVPEITARFGVTNGTVGLALSGMWLTYALAQFPSGVLGDRYGERRVILAAVGATAVASVLLAASPSMLAFGLFAAALGVGAGLHYSVATTFLTRQFDDTGRAIGVHVAGGPLAGLAAPPAAALVGSRYGWRAGVLLGAAVAVPVFVLFAWRVRPTEPLRPDQPMGERFAVGPLAELLSRPRILYTTALATMGAFTWQATASFLPTFLEVGTGLSSALSALLFSVYFLVHGGTQPVTGSVSDRIGRDATAMVTMGAGVVGYGTLVAAATLDLGLLVSVPAVGLVGLAMSWGAPIQSRFMDLLSDAERGAGFGLVRTAYMVTGASGSVVVGAVSDAAGWPVAFGLLAGVMALGLATLSANRLLGLGY; the protein is encoded by the coding sequence GTGAACTGGCGGTACGAACACACGGCGCTCGCGCTCTGTACGCTCGCGTTCACCGGGACGATGGTGGCGCGGCTGGTCGTCAGCCCGCTCGTCCCGGAGATCACGGCCCGGTTCGGCGTGACGAACGGCACCGTCGGGCTCGCCTTGAGCGGGATGTGGCTCACCTACGCGCTGGCGCAGTTCCCCTCCGGCGTCCTCGGCGACCGCTACGGCGAGCGCCGCGTCATCCTCGCCGCGGTCGGCGCCACCGCGGTCGCCTCCGTCCTCCTCGCCGCGTCGCCCTCGATGCTCGCCTTCGGCCTGTTCGCGGCCGCGCTCGGCGTCGGCGCGGGGCTCCACTACTCGGTCGCGACGACGTTCCTCACGCGGCAGTTCGACGACACCGGCCGCGCCATCGGCGTCCACGTCGCCGGCGGCCCGCTCGCGGGGCTCGCCGCGCCGCCCGCCGCCGCGCTCGTCGGCTCGCGGTACGGCTGGCGCGCCGGCGTGCTCCTCGGCGCCGCGGTCGCGGTGCCCGTCTTCGTCCTGTTCGCGTGGCGGGTCCGGCCGACCGAACCCCTGCGGCCGGACCAGCCGATGGGTGAGCGGTTCGCCGTCGGCCCGCTCGCCGAACTGCTCTCGCGGCCGCGAATCCTCTACACGACCGCGCTCGCGACGATGGGGGCGTTCACGTGGCAGGCGACCGCTTCCTTCCTCCCGACGTTCCTCGAAGTGGGGACCGGCCTGTCGAGCGCGCTGTCGGCGCTTCTGTTCTCCGTGTACTTCCTCGTCCACGGCGGCACCCAGCCGGTGACCGGCTCGGTGTCCGACCGGATCGGACGCGACGCCACGGCGATGGTGACGATGGGCGCGGGCGTCGTCGGCTACGGGACGCTCGTCGCGGCCGCGACGCTCGACTTGGGCCTCCTCGTGTCGGTCCCGGCCGTGGGCCTCGTCGGCCTCGCGATGTCGTGGGGCGCGCCGATCCAGTCGCGGTTCATGGACCTGCTGTCCGACGCCGAGCGGGGCGCCGGCTTCGGACTCGTCCGGACCGCCTACATGGTGACGGGCGCCTCCGGCAGCGTCGTCGTCGGCGCCGTCTCGGACGCCGCGGGGTGGCCCGTCGCGTTCGGACTGCTCGCCGGCGTGATGGCGCTGGGGCTGGCGACGCTGTCGGCGAACCGGCTGCTGGGGCTGGGGTACTGA
- a CDS encoding GrpB family protein, protein MDPKEDGVSLLQDPQWDDRYESARDRVEAASDDRLLDVFHVGSTAIPGVPGKPVLDVMPIYADGDGMRAAAEGLAAAGFEREHDAEDTVVAVRRESNAVVAVRMHTVEADQWRPMLLFREYLTDHPRARAEYARVKRDAAAEHGGDMAAYTEAKFEVVRSLTQAARDEGYVERLPTFE, encoded by the coding sequence ATGGATCCGAAAGAGGACGGAGTCTCCCTCCTCCAAGACCCGCAGTGGGACGACCGCTACGAGTCGGCACGGGACCGCGTCGAGGCCGCCTCGGACGACCGACTGCTCGACGTGTTCCACGTCGGGAGCACCGCCATCCCCGGCGTCCCGGGCAAGCCAGTGCTGGATGTCATGCCGATATACGCAGACGGCGACGGGATGCGCGCCGCCGCTGAGGGGCTCGCCGCGGCGGGGTTCGAGCGCGAGCACGACGCAGAGGACACGGTCGTCGCCGTCAGGCGGGAGTCGAACGCCGTCGTCGCCGTGCGAATGCACACCGTCGAGGCGGACCAGTGGCGACCGATGCTGCTGTTCCGTGAGTACCTGACCGACCATCCGAGGGCGCGCGCGGAGTACGCTCGGGTCAAACGCGACGCCGCGGCGGAGCACGGCGGCGACATGGCGGCGTACACCGAGGCGAAGTTCGAGGTCGTCCGCTCCCTGACGCAAGCGGCCCGCGACGAGGGCTACGTGGAGCGACTCCCGACGTTCGAGTGA